One Streptomyces sp. L2 genomic window carries:
- a CDS encoding barstar family protein, translated as MRAPGRGSEGQKYALTPDEDDADFWGFSHEAEGLFTPLREEEGARRVRLVGCVPQGGLLKSLDRVGSRRALAGNAWIDILDAEGATMGSYFVNDVTVVDVRPAVRGAGFLDVTVTLWCDEALPGAGEMWDLIRTGHLNRTGMWHVLDPVDRHSWLSVALWSREYQRRGKLDAPAGQVFTLDGRHCVDVDSFYCALGEAINGPGGYFGWNLDALVDCLRGGWGATSPFTLQWQHSAVARARLAENRATGEGEATLFDLLLEIFQEQGIQVILQ; from the coding sequence ATGCGAGCACCAGGCCGGGGCAGCGAGGGGCAGAAGTACGCTCTGACCCCAGACGAGGACGACGCCGACTTCTGGGGCTTTTCTCACGAGGCCGAGGGGTTGTTCACGCCTCTTCGTGAGGAAGAGGGAGCACGTCGAGTGCGCCTCGTGGGATGCGTCCCGCAGGGCGGCCTGCTGAAGAGCCTGGATCGCGTCGGCAGTCGTCGCGCCCTGGCGGGGAATGCCTGGATCGACATCCTCGACGCCGAGGGCGCCACCATGGGGTCCTACTTCGTTAACGACGTCACTGTCGTTGACGTCCGGCCCGCCGTCCGCGGAGCCGGCTTCCTAGACGTCACGGTGACTCTCTGGTGTGATGAAGCCCTGCCTGGAGCAGGGGAGATGTGGGACCTGATCCGCACGGGGCACCTGAACCGTACGGGCATGTGGCATGTTCTCGATCCCGTGGATAGGCACTCCTGGTTGTCGGTCGCGCTCTGGTCGCGGGAGTACCAGCGTCGCGGGAAGCTCGACGCTCCCGCAGGTCAGGTGTTCACCCTGGACGGCCGACACTGCGTCGATGTGGACAGCTTCTACTGCGCGCTCGGTGAAGCCATCAATGGACCCGGCGGATACTTCGGATGGAATCTTGATGCTCTCGTCGACTGCTTGAGAGGCGGCTGGGGGGCCACCTCACCGTTCACCCTGCAGTGGCAGCACTCGGCCGTGGCCAGGGCACGGCTGGCGGAAAACAGGGCCACCGGCGAAGGCGAGGCAACGCTGTTCGACCTGCTCCTGGAGATCTTCCAGGAGCAGGGCATTCAAGTCATCCTGCAGTGA
- a CDS encoding DMT family transporter has protein sequence MTSIAVPGTLRPARAWHTDLSLLLVAVCWGASYLAAKDITTTRTVLAVLVLRFALVLPVLAVAGHRALRALTAAQWRGAALLGLILSGIFLLETYGVVHTSATNAGLIISLTMIFTPLAESAVTRARPTPAFLGAAALSVLGVALLTQNGGFTRPGPGDLLMLLAALARTLHVLTMSRLRSVRGAGALPLTTVQLGTAVAVFAALSAGWGTSPWATAAGFGAGEWAGLLFLAALCTLFAFFVLLCTSPSRVGSALSW, from the coding sequence ATGACGTCGATCGCCGTACCCGGCACGCTCAGGCCCGCGCGTGCCTGGCACACCGACCTGTCCCTCCTGCTCGTCGCCGTGTGCTGGGGCGCCAGCTATCTCGCCGCGAAGGACATCACCACCACCCGCACGGTGCTCGCCGTCCTGGTGCTGCGCTTCGCGCTCGTCCTGCCCGTCCTCGCCGTCGCCGGGCACCGGGCCCTGCGCGCGCTGACGGCGGCGCAGTGGCGCGGCGCGGCCCTGCTCGGGCTGATCCTCAGCGGTATCTTCCTGCTGGAGACCTACGGGGTGGTGCACACCTCGGCGACCAACGCGGGCCTGATCATCAGCCTCACCATGATCTTCACCCCGCTCGCCGAGTCCGCGGTCACCCGGGCCCGGCCCACCCCGGCCTTCCTCGGCGCGGCCGCCCTGTCGGTGCTCGGCGTGGCCCTGCTCACCCAGAACGGCGGCTTCACCCGCCCCGGCCCCGGCGACCTCCTCATGCTGCTCGCCGCACTCGCCCGCACCCTGCACGTCCTCACGATGTCCCGGCTGCGGTCCGTGCGGGGTGCGGGCGCGCTGCCGCTCACCACGGTGCAGCTCGGCACCGCCGTCGCCGTCTTCGCGGCCCTGTCGGCCGGCTGGGGAACCTCGCCGTGGGCGACGGCGGCCGGCTTCGGCGCGGGGGAGTGGGCCGGACTGCTGTTCCTGGCCGCGCTGTGCACGCTGTTCGCGTTCTTCGTGCTTCTCTGCACTTCACCCTCACGAGTAGGATCAGCGCTCTCATGGTGA
- a CDS encoding dihydrofolate reductase family protein, with amino-acid sequence MGKLVSTIFVTLDGVYQAPGGPQEDTSGGFDQGGWSFTYGDEDFGAFVTEVFGQVGAFLLGRRTYDIFASYWPRMTDPADPIAAKLNALPKYVVSSTLTAPEWSGTTVVGGDLAKEVAALKERTDGELQVHGSGALVRSLVDLRLLDTLHLATFPVVLGAGRRLFTDGALPTRFRHTGGRITRSGISIQSYDLAGAPEYGSYDLPENA; translated from the coding sequence ATGGGCAAGCTCGTCTCCACCATCTTCGTCACCCTCGACGGCGTCTACCAGGCGCCCGGCGGCCCCCAGGAGGACACCAGCGGCGGCTTCGACCAGGGCGGCTGGAGCTTCACCTACGGCGACGAGGACTTCGGCGCCTTCGTCACCGAGGTCTTCGGCCAGGTGGGCGCCTTCCTCCTCGGCCGCCGCACGTACGACATCTTCGCCTCCTACTGGCCGAGGATGACCGACCCGGCCGACCCGATCGCCGCCAAGCTCAACGCGCTGCCGAAGTACGTCGTCTCCTCCACTCTGACCGCGCCCGAGTGGTCCGGCACCACCGTGGTCGGCGGCGACCTCGCCAAGGAGGTCGCCGCCCTCAAGGAGCGCACCGACGGCGAACTCCAGGTCCACGGCAGCGGCGCCCTGGTCCGCTCCCTGGTCGACCTGCGGCTCCTCGACACCCTGCACCTGGCGACGTTCCCCGTCGTCCTCGGCGCCGGCCGCCGCCTGTTCACGGACGGCGCGCTCCCCACCCGCTTCCGCCACACCGGCGGCCGTATCACCCGCTCCGGCATCTCCATCCAGTCGTACGACCTGGCGGGCGCCCCCGAGTACGGCTCCTACGACCTCCCCGAAAACGCCTAG
- a CDS encoding AIM24 family protein: MTLQQEIVGNAMQMAVVNLYPGQTVYCEAGKFLFKTTNVTMETRLSGPSGGGRQQGGSGPGGGMGGMLRQAMGTAMQAGQRMLAGESLAFQYFSAQGGEGTVGFAGVLPGEMRALELDGTRAWFAEKDAFVAAESTVDFGIAFQGGRTGMSGGEGFVLEKFTGRGTVIIAGAGNFIDLNPADFGGRIEVDTGCVVAFEEGIQYGVQRVGGLNRQGLMNAVFGGEGLSLATLEGNGRVILQSLTIESLANALKKAQGGDKQGPTGGLFSTNAG, translated from the coding sequence GTGACCCTTCAGCAAGAGATCGTCGGCAACGCCATGCAGATGGCGGTCGTCAACCTGTACCCCGGCCAGACCGTCTACTGCGAGGCCGGGAAGTTCCTGTTCAAGACCACGAACGTGACCATGGAGACCCGGCTGTCCGGCCCGTCGGGCGGCGGCCGGCAGCAGGGCGGCTCCGGCCCGGGCGGCGGCATGGGCGGCATGCTCCGCCAGGCGATGGGCACCGCCATGCAGGCCGGCCAGCGCATGCTCGCCGGCGAGTCGCTCGCCTTCCAGTACTTCAGCGCCCAGGGCGGCGAGGGCACCGTCGGCTTCGCCGGTGTGCTCCCCGGGGAGATGCGCGCCCTGGAACTCGACGGCACGCGCGCGTGGTTCGCCGAGAAGGACGCCTTCGTGGCCGCCGAGTCCACCGTCGACTTCGGCATCGCCTTCCAGGGCGGCCGCACCGGCATGAGCGGCGGCGAGGGCTTCGTCCTGGAGAAGTTCACCGGCCGCGGCACCGTGATCATCGCCGGCGCCGGCAACTTCATCGACCTGAACCCGGCCGACTTCGGCGGCCGCATCGAGGTCGACACCGGCTGTGTCGTCGCCTTCGAGGAGGGCATCCAGTACGGCGTCCAGCGCGTCGGCGGCCTCAACCGCCAGGGCCTCATGAACGCCGTGTTCGGCGGCGAGGGCCTGTCCCTGGCCACCCTGGAGGGCAACGGCCGGGTCATCCTGCAGTCCCTCACCATCGAGAGCCTCGCGAACGCGCTGAAAAAGGCCCAGGGCGGCGACAAGCAGGGCCCGACCGGAGGACTGTTCTCCACCAACGCCGGCTGA
- a CDS encoding SDR family oxidoreductase, producing MTTTRGSLYGRTALVTGGSRGIGAATALRLARAGADVAVTYVNGKEAAEDVVRAVEALGRRAVALRADAADPVAAADAVGRTAEALGGLDVLVNNAGIGVLGPLDTLSVADVDRVLAVNVRGVFLASQAAAAHMPSGGRIVTVGTCMTQRVPGPGGTLYAMSKAALVGLTRALARELGGRGITANIVHPGPTDTDMNPADGPYAAGQAGMTALGRFGTADEVAATVTHLAGPDAAYVTGAEFAVDGGHAA from the coding sequence ATGACAACGACTAGAGGATCTCTCTACGGCAGGACGGCCCTGGTCACCGGCGGCAGCCGGGGCATCGGAGCGGCCACGGCGCTGCGGCTCGCGCGCGCGGGCGCCGACGTGGCGGTGACCTACGTGAACGGCAAGGAGGCGGCCGAGGACGTCGTACGGGCCGTGGAGGCGCTGGGGCGCCGTGCGGTGGCCCTGCGCGCGGACGCGGCCGACCCGGTGGCGGCGGCGGACGCGGTGGGGCGTACGGCGGAGGCGCTCGGCGGCCTCGACGTGCTCGTCAACAACGCGGGCATCGGTGTGCTGGGCCCGCTGGACACGCTGAGCGTGGCGGACGTCGACCGGGTGCTCGCCGTGAACGTGCGCGGGGTGTTCCTGGCCTCGCAGGCGGCGGCCGCGCACATGCCGTCCGGTGGCCGCATCGTCACGGTCGGCACGTGCATGACGCAGCGGGTGCCCGGGCCCGGCGGGACCCTGTACGCCATGAGCAAGGCGGCCCTGGTCGGCCTGACCAGGGCGCTCGCGCGGGAGCTGGGCGGGCGCGGCATCACGGCGAACATCGTCCACCCGGGCCCGACGGACACGGACATGAACCCGGCGGACGGCCCCTACGCCGCCGGGCAGGCCGGGATGACGGCGCTGGGCCGGTTCGGGACGGCCGACGAGGTGGCCGCCACCGTCACCCACCTGGCCGGCCCGGACGCGGCCTACGTCACCGGCGCGGAGTTCGCCGTCGACGGCGGGCACGCGGCCTGA
- the alc gene encoding allantoicase produces the protein MTAIPSFTGDANPYGGGDPYADYRTADFPFTQYANLADRQLGAGVIAANDEFFAQRENLLVPERAEFDPEHFGHKGKIMDGWETRRRRGVSAEHPWPTAEDHDWALVRLGAPGVIRGIVVDTAHFRGNYPQAVSVEATSVPGSPSPEELLGDDVKWTTLVPRTAVGGHAANGFAVSVEQRFTHLRVNQHPDGGIARLRVYGEVVPDPKWLSVLGAFDVVALENGGQVEDASNLFYSPATNTIQPGRSRKMDDGWETRRRRDQGNDWIRYRLPAQSEIRAVEIDTAYLKGNSAGWASVSVKDGESGEWREVLPRTRLQPDTNHRFVLPAPAVGTHARVDIYPDGGISRLRLFGSLTEQGATALTARHQELGG, from the coding sequence GTGACGGCGATACCCAGCTTCACCGGCGACGCGAACCCCTACGGAGGCGGTGACCCGTACGCGGACTACCGCACCGCCGACTTCCCCTTCACCCAGTACGCCAACCTCGCCGACCGGCAGCTCGGCGCCGGTGTCATCGCCGCCAACGACGAGTTCTTCGCCCAGCGGGAGAACCTGCTGGTGCCCGAGCGCGCCGAGTTCGACCCCGAGCACTTCGGGCACAAGGGCAAGATCATGGACGGCTGGGAGACCCGCCGCCGGCGCGGTGTGTCCGCCGAGCACCCGTGGCCGACCGCCGAGGACCACGACTGGGCGCTGGTCCGGCTCGGGGCGCCCGGCGTGATCCGCGGGATCGTCGTCGACACGGCCCACTTCCGGGGCAACTACCCGCAGGCCGTGTCCGTCGAGGCCACGTCCGTACCCGGCTCGCCGTCCCCGGAGGAACTGCTCGGCGACGACGTCAAGTGGACGACCCTCGTCCCGCGCACCGCCGTCGGCGGCCACGCCGCCAACGGCTTCGCCGTCTCCGTCGAGCAGCGCTTCACCCACCTGCGCGTCAACCAGCACCCCGACGGCGGCATCGCCCGCCTGCGCGTGTACGGCGAGGTCGTCCCGGACCCGAAGTGGCTGAGCGTCCTCGGCGCCTTCGACGTGGTCGCACTGGAGAACGGCGGCCAGGTCGAGGACGCCTCCAACCTCTTCTACTCGCCGGCCACCAACACCATCCAGCCGGGCCGCTCCCGCAAGATGGACGACGGCTGGGAGACGCGCCGCCGCCGCGACCAGGGCAACGACTGGATCCGCTACCGGCTGCCCGCCCAGTCCGAGATCCGCGCGGTCGAGATCGACACGGCCTACCTCAAGGGCAACAGCGCGGGCTGGGCGTCGGTGTCGGTGAAGGACGGCGAGAGCGGCGAGTGGCGCGAGGTCCTCCCGCGCACCCGCCTCCAGCCCGACACCAACCACCGCTTCGTCCTCCCGGCCCCGGCCGTCGGCACCCACGCGCGCGTGGACATCTACCCCGACGGCGGCATCTCCCGCCTCCGCCTGTTCGGCTCCCTGACGGAACAGGGCGCCACCGCCCTCACGGCCCGCCACCAGGAACTCGGCGGCTGA
- the allB gene encoding allantoinase AllB, translating to MSDAELVLRSTRVITPEGTRAATVTVASGKITAVLPHDAEVPATARLEDFGDHVLLPGLVDTHVHVNDPGRTEWEGFWTATRAAAAGGITTLVDMPLNSLPPTTTVDHLDVKRAVAADKAHIDVGFWGGALPDNVKDLRPLHDAGVFGFKCFLSPSGVDEFPHLDQEHLARSMAEIAGFGGLLIVHAEDPHHLAAAPQHGGPKYADFLASRPRDAEDTAIAALIAQARRFDARVHILHLSSSDALPMIAAARAEGVRVTAETCPHYLTLTAEEVPDGASEFKCCPPIREAANQDLLWQALNDGTIDCVVTDHSPSTTDLKTDDFATAWGGISGLQLSLSAVWTEARRRGHTLEDVVRWMSARTADLAGLGATKGAIAPGHDADFAVLAPDETFTVDPAGLQHRNRVTAYAGKTLHGVVKSTWLRGERIVADGEFTEPKGTLLTRPQ from the coding sequence GTGTCCGACGCTGAACTGGTGCTGCGCTCGACGCGGGTCATCACTCCGGAAGGGACGCGGGCCGCCACGGTCACCGTCGCTTCCGGGAAGATCACGGCCGTACTGCCGCACGACGCCGAGGTGCCGGCCACGGCCCGGCTGGAGGACTTCGGCGACCACGTGCTGCTGCCCGGCCTCGTCGACACCCACGTCCACGTCAACGACCCCGGCCGCACCGAGTGGGAGGGCTTCTGGACCGCCACGCGCGCCGCGGCGGCCGGCGGCATCACCACCCTGGTCGACATGCCGCTGAACTCCCTCCCGCCGACCACCACGGTCGACCACCTGGACGTGAAGCGCGCGGTCGCCGCCGACAAGGCGCACATCGACGTCGGCTTCTGGGGCGGCGCCCTGCCCGACAACGTCAAGGACCTGCGCCCGTTGCACGACGCCGGGGTCTTCGGCTTCAAGTGCTTCCTGTCCCCGTCCGGCGTGGACGAGTTCCCGCACCTGGACCAGGAGCACCTCGCCCGGTCCATGGCCGAGATCGCCGGCTTCGGCGGCCTGCTCATCGTGCACGCCGAGGACCCGCACCACCTCGCCGCCGCCCCGCAGCACGGCGGCCCCAAGTACGCCGACTTCCTCGCCTCCCGCCCGCGCGACGCCGAGGACACCGCGATCGCCGCGCTCATCGCGCAGGCCCGCCGGTTCGACGCCCGCGTGCACATCCTGCACCTGTCCTCCAGCGACGCGCTGCCGATGATCGCCGCCGCCCGCGCCGAGGGCGTCCGGGTCACCGCCGAGACCTGCCCGCACTACCTCACCCTGACCGCCGAGGAAGTCCCCGACGGCGCGAGCGAGTTCAAGTGCTGCCCGCCGATCCGCGAGGCCGCCAACCAGGACCTGCTCTGGCAGGCGCTCAACGACGGCACCATCGACTGCGTCGTCACCGACCACTCGCCCTCAACCACCGACCTGAAGACCGACGACTTCGCCACCGCATGGGGCGGCATCTCCGGCCTCCAGCTCAGCCTCTCCGCCGTATGGACCGAGGCCCGCAGGCGCGGTCACACCCTGGAGGACGTCGTCCGCTGGATGTCCGCGCGGACCGCGGACCTCGCCGGTCTTGGCGCCACGAAGGGCGCCATCGCGCCCGGCCACGACGCCGACTTCGCCGTGCTCGCCCCCGACGAGACGTTCACCGTCGACCCGGCCGGCCTCCAGCACCGCAACCGCGTCACCGCATACGCCGGCAAGACCCTGCACGGCGTCGTCAAGTCCACCTGGCTGCGCGGCGAGCGCATCGTCGCCGACGGCGAGTTCACCGAGCCGAAGGGCACGCTGCTCACCCGCCCCCAGTAA
- a CDS encoding IclR family transcriptional regulator, whose protein sequence is MPTSSASTTDSAKTSAGGGVQSLERAFDLLERMADAGGEVGLSELSASSGLPLPTIHRLMRTLVACGYVRQQPNRRYALGPRLIRLGESASRLLGTWARPYLARLVEETGETANMALLDGDEIVYVAQVPSKHSMRMFTEVGRRVLPHSTGVGKALLASTPDDEVRALLARTGMPAATDKTITTAEGFLAALEEVRQAGYAVDDNEQEIGVRCLAVSVPESPTAAAISISGPAGRVTEAATEKIVPLLHEVALELSQALASSGA, encoded by the coding sequence GTGCCGACGTCCAGCGCCAGCACCACCGACTCCGCCAAGACCTCCGCCGGCGGCGGGGTCCAGTCCCTGGAGCGCGCCTTCGACCTGCTTGAGCGGATGGCGGACGCGGGGGGCGAGGTCGGCCTGAGCGAGCTGTCCGCGTCCAGCGGGCTGCCCCTGCCGACCATCCACCGGCTGATGCGCACCCTGGTCGCCTGCGGCTACGTGCGCCAGCAGCCCAACCGCCGGTACGCGCTCGGGCCCCGGCTGATCCGGCTCGGCGAGTCGGCCTCCCGGCTGCTCGGCACCTGGGCCCGGCCCTACCTGGCCCGGCTCGTCGAGGAGACCGGCGAGACCGCCAACATGGCGCTGCTGGACGGTGACGAGATCGTCTACGTGGCGCAGGTGCCGTCGAAGCACTCGATGCGGATGTTCACCGAGGTGGGCCGGCGGGTGCTGCCGCACTCGACGGGCGTCGGCAAGGCGCTGCTCGCGAGCACGCCGGACGACGAGGTGCGGGCGCTGCTCGCCCGCACGGGGATGCCGGCGGCGACGGACAAGACGATCACCACCGCGGAGGGGTTCCTGGCGGCGCTGGAGGAGGTACGGCAGGCCGGGTACGCCGTCGACGACAACGAGCAGGAGATCGGGGTGCGGTGCCTCGCGGTGTCCGTGCCGGAGTCTCCGACGGCGGCGGCGATCTCGATCTCCGGGCCGGCGGGGCGGGTCACCGAGGCGGCGACGGAGAAGATCGTGCCGTTGCTGCATGAGGTTGCGCTGGAGCTGTCTCAGGCGTTGGCGAGTTCGGGGGCCTGA
- a CDS encoding DUF5955 family protein has translation MLRSLGQRPVTGSDEDPRVAELRTAVSRLRRELAAIRSDFPDRAIAEDELAALAAMAAGGTPEIPRLRGSLLLVAGAIGSVSALARGLSDVKQAVDLFGEPPRTSSS, from the coding sequence GTGTTGCGGAGCTTGGGACAGAGGCCAGTGACCGGCAGCGACGAGGACCCACGCGTGGCGGAACTGCGGACCGCGGTGTCCCGGCTGCGGCGCGAACTCGCCGCGATACGTTCCGACTTCCCCGACCGCGCGATAGCCGAGGACGAACTGGCCGCCCTGGCGGCGATGGCCGCCGGCGGCACCCCCGAGATCCCCCGCCTCCGCGGCTCCCTGTTACTGGTGGCAGGCGCCATCGGCTCAGTGAGCGCCCTCGCCCGAGGCCTCTCGGACGTCAAACAAGCGGTAGACCTCTTCGGCGAGCCCCCGAGAACTTCGAGTTCTTGA
- a CDS encoding nucleotidyltransferase family protein produces the protein MTDHRDGHGEIAGLLLAAGGGRRLGGRPKALLEHRGRLLVEHSVDVLRAAGCGTVHVVLGARAAEVRERAALGGCVLVDNPAWASGMGSSLRAGLESLAGTGVRAALVSLVDQPGIGPAAVSRVLGAYENDSSLVSAAYDGVRGHPVLLGAAHWAGVAATAAGDRGARAYLREHAAAVRLVECADVAEPYDIDTEADLGHLE, from the coding sequence ATGACGGATCACCGGGACGGACACGGGGAGATCGCCGGGCTGCTGCTCGCCGCCGGCGGGGGACGACGGCTCGGCGGGCGGCCGAAAGCGCTGCTGGAGCACCGGGGGCGGCTCCTGGTGGAGCACTCCGTCGACGTGCTGCGGGCGGCAGGGTGCGGGACGGTGCACGTCGTGCTGGGCGCGCGGGCGGCGGAGGTCCGGGAGCGGGCCGCACTGGGCGGCTGCGTGCTCGTCGACAACCCCGCGTGGGCGAGCGGCATGGGGTCCTCCCTGCGCGCGGGTCTCGAATCCCTCGCCGGTACGGGCGTACGCGCGGCCCTCGTGAGCCTGGTCGACCAGCCGGGCATCGGGCCGGCGGCGGTGTCCCGGGTACTCGGGGCGTACGAGAACGACTCCTCGCTCGTCTCGGCCGCCTACGACGGCGTGCGCGGTCATCCCGTACTCCTCGGCGCGGCCCACTGGGCGGGCGTCGCGGCGACGGCGGCCGGTGACCGCGGGGCGCGCGCCTACCTGCGGGAGCACGCGGCGGCGGTCAGGCTCGTGGAGTGCGCCGACGTGGCCGAGCCCTACGACATCGACACCGAGGCCGATCTGGGCCACCTTGAGTGA
- the aceB gene encoding malate synthase A — translation MSAPAPSPLAIVDAEPLPRQDEVLTDAALAFVAELHQRFTPRRDELLARRAERRAEIARTSTLDFLPETAAVRADDSWRVAPAPAALNDRRVEITGPTDRKMTINALNSGAKVWLADFEDASAPTWENVVLGQLNLIGAYTRTLDFTDERTGKSYALRPAEELATVVMRPRGWHLTERHLVDADGTPVPGALVDFGLYFFHNAQRLLDLGKGPYFYLPKTESHLEARLWNDVFVFAQDYVGIPQGTVRATVLIETITAAYEMEEILYELRDHASGLNAGRWDYLFSIVKNFRDGGPKFVLPDRNAVTMTAPFMRAYTELLVRTCHKRGAHAIGGMAAFIPSRRDAEVNKVAFEKVRADKDREAGDGFDGSWVAHPDLVPIAMESFDEVLGDRPNQKDRLREDVHVEAGDLIAIDSLEAKPTYAGLVNAVQVGIRYIEAWLRGLGAVAIFNLMEDAATAEISRSQIWQWINAGVEFENGEEATPELARKVAAEELSNIREEIGEEAFAAGHWQEAHDLLLTVSLDEDYADFLTLPAYEQLRG, via the coding sequence ATGTCCGCACCAGCGCCGTCCCCGCTGGCCATCGTCGACGCCGAGCCCCTGCCCCGCCAGGACGAGGTCCTCACCGACGCGGCGCTCGCCTTCGTGGCGGAGCTGCACCAGCGGTTCACCCCGCGCCGTGACGAACTCCTCGCCCGCCGGGCCGAGCGACGCGCCGAGATCGCCCGCACCTCCACGCTCGACTTCCTGCCCGAGACGGCCGCCGTGCGCGCCGACGACTCCTGGCGGGTCGCCCCGGCCCCCGCCGCGCTGAACGACCGGCGCGTCGAGATCACCGGCCCCACCGACCGCAAGATGACCATCAACGCCCTGAACTCCGGGGCGAAGGTCTGGCTCGCCGACTTCGAGGACGCCTCGGCGCCCACCTGGGAGAACGTCGTCCTCGGCCAGCTCAACCTGATCGGCGCCTACACCCGCACCCTCGACTTCACCGACGAGCGCACCGGCAAGTCGTACGCCCTGCGGCCGGCCGAGGAGCTGGCGACGGTCGTCATGCGCCCGCGCGGCTGGCACCTCACCGAGCGCCACCTCGTCGACGCCGACGGCACGCCGGTCCCCGGCGCCCTCGTCGACTTCGGCCTGTACTTCTTCCACAACGCCCAGCGGCTGCTGGACCTCGGCAAGGGACCGTACTTCTACCTGCCGAAGACCGAGTCGCACCTCGAAGCGCGCCTGTGGAACGACGTGTTCGTCTTCGCGCAGGACTACGTCGGCATCCCGCAGGGCACCGTCCGGGCCACCGTCCTCATCGAGACGATCACCGCGGCGTACGAGATGGAGGAGATCCTCTACGAACTCCGCGACCACGCCTCCGGGTTGAACGCCGGCCGCTGGGACTACCTGTTCTCCATCGTGAAGAACTTCCGTGACGGCGGCCCGAAGTTCGTCCTGCCGGACCGCAACGCGGTCACCATGACGGCCCCGTTCATGCGCGCGTACACCGAACTCCTCGTCCGCACCTGCCACAAGCGCGGTGCGCACGCGATCGGCGGCATGGCGGCCTTCATCCCGTCCCGCAGGGACGCCGAGGTCAACAAGGTGGCCTTCGAGAAGGTCCGCGCCGACAAGGACCGCGAGGCCGGCGACGGCTTCGACGGCTCCTGGGTCGCCCACCCGGACCTGGTCCCGATCGCCATGGAGTCCTTCGACGAGGTCCTCGGCGACAGGCCGAACCAGAAGGACCGGCTGCGCGAGGACGTGCACGTCGAGGCAGGTGACCTGATCGCGATCGACTCGCTGGAGGCGAAGCCGACGTACGCGGGCCTGGTCAACGCCGTGCAGGTCGGCATCCGGTACATCGAGGCGTGGCTGCGGGGGCTCGGCGCGGTCGCCATCTTCAACCTGATGGAGGACGCGGCCACCGCCGAGATCTCCCGCTCCCAGATCTGGCAGTGGATCAACGCGGGCGTGGAGTTCGAGAACGGCGAGGAGGCCACTCCGGAGCTGGCCCGCAAGGTCGCCGCCGAGGAACTGTCCAACATCCGCGAGGAGATCGGCGAGGAGGCCTTCGCGGCCGGCCACTGGCAGGAGGCACACGACCTGCTGCTGACGGTGTCCCTCGACGAGGACTACGCCGACTTCCTCACCCTGCCGGCGTACGAGCAGCTCAGGGGCTGA
- a CDS encoding HipA family kinase, translating into MLRDVTAVRYVTPLRSGGSVPAVVEADDLGTYVVKFTGSAQGHKALVAEIIVGELARALGLRFPELVLVHFDPAIAAAEPHQEVRDLHGASAGLNLGMDFLPGARDFTPEVARHVTVDPLEAGRIVWLDALTVNVDRTVHSSNLMVWPTSGIARPRLWLIDHGAALVFHHRWDTTAPGRRYDFRHHALGPCGPDVRAADAELAPRVTEELLRGILAEVPDAWLAEDAGFATPDDVRDAYVAYLLARLERSPEWLPTDFPGRDELATEDAERTARTQQGRPDWLRHVPDLHGRPAAEQDWSTHLG; encoded by the coding sequence GTGCTACGCGACGTAACCGCTGTCCGATACGTAACCCCGCTGCGATCCGGCGGCTCCGTCCCCGCTGTCGTCGAGGCCGACGATCTCGGCACCTACGTCGTGAAGTTCACCGGCTCGGCGCAGGGCCACAAGGCGCTGGTCGCCGAGATCATCGTCGGTGAGCTGGCCCGTGCCCTCGGCCTCCGCTTCCCCGAACTGGTGCTCGTGCACTTCGACCCGGCCATCGCCGCCGCGGAGCCCCACCAGGAGGTGCGCGATCTGCACGGCGCCAGTGCGGGCCTCAACCTTGGCATGGACTTCCTGCCGGGCGCCCGGGACTTCACCCCCGAGGTCGCCCGGCACGTCACCGTCGACCCGCTGGAGGCCGGCCGGATCGTCTGGCTGGACGCGCTGACCGTCAACGTGGACCGTACGGTCCACAGCTCCAACCTCATGGTCTGGCCGACGTCCGGCATCGCGCGGCCCCGTCTGTGGCTCATCGACCACGGCGCCGCCCTGGTCTTCCACCACCGCTGGGACACCACCGCCCCGGGCCGCCGCTACGACTTCCGGCACCACGCGCTCGGCCCCTGCGGCCCCGACGTACGGGCCGCCGACGCCGAACTCGCGCCCCGCGTCACCGAGGAGCTGCTGCGCGGGATCCTCGCCGAGGTGCCCGACGCCTGGCTGGCCGAGGACGCGGGCTTCGCCACGCCCGACGACGTACGGGACGCCTACGTCGCCTATCTCCTCGCCCGCCTGGAGCGCTCCCCCGAGTGGCTGCCCACCGATTTCCCCGGCCGGGACGAACTCGCCACCGAGGACGCCGAACGCACCGCCAGGACCCAGCAGGGCCGTCCGGACTGGCTCAGACACGTCCCCGACCTGCACGGCAGGCCTGCCGCCGAGCAGGACTGGTCGACCCACCTGGGGTGA